Part of the Natrialbaceae archaeon AArc-T1-2 genome, GAGCGGGGCCGGGCGTGGATCCGCGAACACGAATCCGAGTTGCTCGAGTTCCTCACCGACCTCGTTTCCCGTCCGAGCGTGACTGGCCGGGAAGGGATACACGACGATCCCGAGTCGGTCGTCGGCTCCCTCTATGCCACCCTCGCCGAGCGGACGGACCGGGCGATTCTCGACGTCCAGCGCGTGCCCGACGACGACCGAGGGCCACGAGAGAACTGTTATGCGGTTCTCGAGGGCGCGACCGACGAGGTGTTCGTCTGTACGAGCCACACCGACACGGTCGCGCCCGGGGACGAAACGGACTGGCCAGGGAACGACCCCTACGACGCATCCCCGGGTACGGTTCGCCGGATAGAGCCGGGAACGATCGAGCTCTCCGTCGACGGCCGCGTCGAACGACGGTCCATTCGCGACGCGTACGATCGTGTCTGGGATCGTCGCGACGCCACCGAACGCGACGTGCTCGTCGGTCGTGGGACCTACGACAACAAGGCGTCGGTCGCGTGTCTCGTCGGAGCGTTGCTGGGGCTCGAGTACGCCCTCGAGCAGGAGGACCGACGGCTCGGTGGGACGCTCGTCCACGGCCACCTCGTCGGCGAAGAGATCGCCCAGGTCGGCGCGAAGGCGATGGTCGGTCGGGGCGACCGGGCCGGCTGGTTCCCAGAACGGTTCCCCGACCCGGAGGGTGCGGCGGTCGTCATGGACGGCTCCTACGGGTTCGTGCCGGCGGTCGGCCACCGCGGACTCGCATGGGTCACCCTCCGAGCCGAGGGCGAGTCGACCCACGCCTCGACGCCGCATCTCGGGACGAACGCGGTGCTCGAGACGGCAAAGGGGTTGGCTGCGGTCGAGGACGCGTCGTTTCGCGAGGCGATTGCGTCGCCGTTTGTCGACGACACGCTGCTTGGTGAACTCACGGTGGCCGCCGGAACGACGATCGTCGGCGGCGACGTCAGACGAGACCGGAACGGAACGCTCGCGCGTGCCGG contains:
- a CDS encoding M20 family metallopeptidase, which gives rise to MEPFDGFDPAERAVLERGRAWIREHESELLEFLTDLVSRPSVTGREGIHDDPESVVGSLYATLAERTDRAILDVQRVPDDDRGPRENCYAVLEGATDEVFVCTSHTDTVAPGDETDWPGNDPYDASPGTVRRIEPGTIELSVDGRVERRSIRDAYDRVWDRRDATERDVLVGRGTYDNKASVACLVGALLGLEYALEQEDRRLGGTLVHGHLVGEEIAQVGAKAMVGRGDRAGWFPERFPDPEGAAVVMDGSYGFVPAVGHRGLAWVTLRAEGESTHASTPHLGTNAVLETAKGLAAVEDASFREAIASPFVDDTLLGELTVAAGTTIVGGDVRRDRNGTLARAGVNAVPDWCETTFDVRFPRWETYPDDPDAIRTHFEETIEAHVEAQTGDVAVTATVDPDEYFPPVALAGSREAAREHPLVERAIDAARSTVGYDPGVAVAPGVTDAASIYSATRLPTIVEYGPAGAFSHEPLEFVERESVLDGAAAMLELTIRQLGVA